TTCTTATGCAAAAGGTGGTAAAGTGAAATTGAGTCCGGGTGGAATATATACAATCCGTCAAGGAGATACCCTTGGAGCTATTGCCAGAAGATATGGCACTAGCGTTAATGCCTTGTGTAAAAAAAATAAAATAAAAGCTACTTCTACTTTGCGCTTAGGGCAAAAACTTAAAATTTAATTTCACATCCCGGTAAAAGGGCTTTTAGTTTTTCCAATTCATCTTTTTCTAATGGATTACCACTCAAATCCAAAAAGTGTAATTCTTTTAGTTGTGAAATACTGTCGGGTAGTTTGGTGATTTTGTTATTTCGCAAAGAAATGAATCTTATTTTTTTAGCTTTATAAATATCAAAAGGAATGGTTTGAAGCGGATTATTTTCTATGATGAGCAATTCTAAATTCTGTAATCGTTCAAAATGTTTAGTGATGTTGTGTGTATTGGTATTACTGAGGTATAAAAAGTTTAAATTAGGAATTTTAAAAATTTGCTTTGGAAAACTATCCATAATACAATTTTCAATTGTCAGCTCCTGTAAATTCTTCATGTATTTTAAAGTTTCAGGAAGTTTCAGCGTATCATCGGTATTACCGAATTTAAAAGTTTTTAATTTATTTAAATAAGCAATTGCACAAGGTATGCTGTCTATTTTGGTATGTTGCAATTCGAGATAATTCAGATTACGATAAGCTTCCGGCTGTGGAAGGAAAGCTGTAAATTTATTATTATAGGTTGCAAAAAAAACTAAATTATACAATGCTTCAAATCCTTTAGGGTAATCTACTACTTCATTACCGCTAAGCTTTAAAGTTTGCAAATCAATCAACTTTGAAATTTTATCATATTGTTTCGCATCTAATTTCTGATAACTTAAATCAAGCTTATAAACATTTCGTTCAATGGCAAGTGCGGTCTTCAGATCTTTATGAACAGAGGCTCCGTAAGGTCCGTATCTTTCAAAAGGGTCTTTGGGCAATGGCTTATCGTTTTGTGCCAACACCTGCAAACTAAAAGTGAAAATAAGAAAAAGGAATAATTTGTGCATTTTCATTGCAAACGAATTTACAGCATTACATGCATTTGCAAAACTAATAATTTGCTTCTTATAAAAGTTTTTTAACAAGAGATTAGCCAATCAATACTTTTGAATTATTTGTTCAGAAGAGGTTTACTTTGTATTTGACAGCCATTTTTTGAATCTGCTCATCGTTTATTTGATGTATATTCTTGCTTTTGTGATAATTTTCAACGGTAAGAACATGCGTTCGGTAATTATTTTTTTCTGCCAATAGAAAATAAGGTTCAATTTCCCAGTCTAACGTAAATGTATTGGCCACAAAAATTTTCTCTATTTGTTTAAGCATAGCGTTTTCGGTACGATCAAGACATTGTTTATAGGCCAGATGATTTTTATCAAAT
This window of the Sphingobacteriaceae bacterium genome carries:
- a CDS encoding leucine-rich repeat domain-containing protein, with product MHKLFLFLIFTFSLQVLAQNDKPLPKDPFERYGPYGASVHKDLKTALAIERNVYKLDLSYQKLDAKQYDKISKLIDLQTLKLSGNEVVDYPKGFEALYNLVFFATYNNKFTAFLPQPEAYRNLNYLELQHTKIDSIPCAIAYLNKLKTFKFGNTDDTLKLPETLKYMKNLQELTIENCIMDSFPKQIFKIPNLNFLYLSNTNTHNITKHFERLQNLELLIIENNPLQTIPFDIYKAKKIRFISLRNNKITKLPDSISQLKELHFLDLSGNPLEKDELEKLKALLPGCEIKF
- a CDS encoding AAA family ATPase, with the translated sequence MKELILLRGLPGAGKSTLASLLSEKKYPVLSIDDYFTDENGYQFEFDKNHLAYKQCLDRTENAMLKQIEKIFVANTFTLDWEIEPYFLLAEKNNYRTHVLTVENYHKSKNIHQINDEQIQKMAVKYKVNLF